The following is a genomic window from Clostridium fungisolvens.
ATTAATGAAGAATATTACTATATTTTAGTAGCAGGTGGAGATGGAACTGTAGACTCATTAGTGAACGCTATGAAGTCTAAAAATATAGATTTGCCAATTGGAATATTACCAGTAGGAACCGCAAATGATTTTGCAAAGTTTTTAGATATACCATCAGATGTAGGAGCTGCTTGTAAGAAAATATTAGATAGTTCTCCTAAACCTGTAGATATAGGAAAAATAAATGATAAGTATTTTATAAATGTAGCAAGTACAGGTCTATTTACAGATGTTTCCCAAAAAACTGATGAAAATTTAAAGAATATGATAGGTAAGCTTGCCTATTACTTAAAAGGGTTTGAGCAACTACCTAATTTTAGAAGACTTAAGGTTAAGATCTCGTCTAAAGAATTAGAGTATGATGGCCATATGTATCTGATGTTAGTATTTAATGGGCAAACAGCAGGAAATTTTAAATTAGCTACTCGAGCTGATGTTATGGATGGTTACTTAGATGTAATAGTTTTTAAAGCTGTTTCTATAAAGGATTTAATACCTTTATTTATAAGAGTTATAAGAGGGGAACATTTAGATGACCCTAAGGTTATATACTTTAAGACTAAGGAAGTTACTATAGAAACAGATGAGGATATCGTTACAGATATCGATGGTGAAAAAGGTCCAGGATTTCCGTTACGTTTGGAATGTGTAGAAGGTGGCATAAAGGTTTTAGGAATAAATTAAATAATACATTAATAAATTATAAGTAAGAGTTTCTTTAAGCTTTGTAAGCAATATTAGTTTTTTTATTACTTAATAGTAGTGTGAGAATTATTTGAATGCTTAAGGCTGAGAACCAAAATATTAAGAGGTGTGATATGGTAGGGGTATATCTATACTTTGTAATATTATTACTTATAATTTTTTTATGCATATTTATATTAGACAAGCTATTAAGATGGGCGCCAATTAAAATTAAGACTGTATCAATTTTTATGATATTATTTGTGATGCTAAAGTATATTACTTTGATTTTACTTGCATTACTGGAAGACCAAAAATATATATATTATATTAAGTACTTAGTTTTTCTGCAGTATGTTTATATTCCAGTTATTTTGTATATTATATATTATATTTGCAGAAGGAATGATAAAATTAAATTTTCTACTACTTACAGCATTATGGCTGCCTTTGTAATATTTTACGCTATACTTTTAGCTGTTTACGAGCCTAACATAAGTATATCGTTAAAATTTGGATATATAATTATGTTAAAATCAGAATATATATTTACACTAGCATTTATTGTAGTTCCAACAATAATTCTAGTCCTATCTATTTTGGCATTAGACAGAAAGTTTGTAAATAAGCCTGGAATTAGGCTGACAATAATTGCCACTGCATTTATAATATTAGATAACTTAATAAAACTTTTTGGAGTAAGCTTGTATCCCTATTGTGTTATAAGCGAGCTAGTGACTTTGCTAGTGTTTAATTATTGTATTGGGTTGTTTAAGAAGTTATATTGATATAGTTAATTCTAAAACAAGGGCTATGTTTAAAAGCATAGGATGTATGACAACTTAATTTAAGAAAAAAGCTTTAACAGCACCAAAATAA
Proteins encoded in this region:
- a CDS encoding YegS/Rv2252/BmrU family lipid kinase produces the protein MRKVKFIYNPFSGENVILDELDKVISIHQEYGYIIVPYRINKESDISEALNDINEEYYYILVAGGDGTVDSLVNAMKSKNIDLPIGILPVGTANDFAKFLDIPSDVGAACKKILDSSPKPVDIGKINDKYFINVASTGLFTDVSQKTDENLKNMIGKLAYYLKGFEQLPNFRRLKVKISSKELEYDGHMYLMLVFNGQTAGNFKLATRADVMDGYLDVIVFKAVSIKDLIPLFIRVIRGEHLDDPKVIYFKTKEVTIETDEDIVTDIDGEKGPGFPLRLECVEGGIKVLGIN